Part of the Bacillus tuaregi genome is shown below.
GGCGATGCCGAAGGAAATGCTCCCGATTGTCGATAAGCCGACGATTCAGTATATTGTCGAGGAAGCGATACAGTCCGGCATCGAGGATATTATTATTGTTACGGGGAAAGGCAAGCGCTCGATTGAGGATCATTTTGACCATGCGGTGGAGCTCGAGCAAAATCTCATCAGCAAGGAAAAATTTCAGCTCTTAGAGGAGGTCCGCAATATCGCCAATATGGTTGATATTCATTATATCCGGCAAAAGGAGCCGAAGGGACTTGGCCATGCCGTCTGGTGTGCCCGCAATTTTATCGGCGATGAGCCGTTTGCCGTTTTATTGGGTGACGATATTGTCCAGGCGGATACTCCTTGCTTACAGCAGCTGATGGAGCAGCATAATAAAACCTTGTCCTCGGTCATCGGTGTGCAGCGTGTGCCGGATAGTGAGACGCATCGCTATGGCATTATTGATCCGATGGACAGCTTTGGCCGCAGCTACCAGGTGCGGAACTTTGTTGAAAAACCGGCACAGGGGACAG
Proteins encoded:
- the galU gene encoding UTP--glucose-1-phosphate uridylyltransferase GalU, translating into MKKVRKAIIPAAGLGTRFLPATKAMPKEMLPIVDKPTIQYIVEEAIQSGIEDIIIVTGKGKRSIEDHFDHAVELEQNLISKEKFQLLEEVRNIANMVDIHYIRQKEPKGLGHAVWCARNFIGDEPFAVLLGDDIVQADTPCLQQLMEQHNKTLSSVIGVQRVPDSETHRYGIIDPMDSFGRSYQVRNFVEKPAQGTAPSNLAIIGRYIFTPEIFMFLDKQQVGAGGEIQLTDAIQELNQIQRVFAYEFEGKRYDVGEKLGFIETTIEFALQHEELREGLLKFMAQKVESLKR